One Ignavibacteria bacterium genomic window, GAGACTCCTCGAGTCCAGGCTCAGCACTTACGCTTGCACCTACCGGACACCCTTCCACTCTCTGCAACCCGGACAACCGCTTCGCAACAGTGGCATGACCTTCATTCGGGAGCCCCATCCAATTCGATCCGGCGTGTGAATGGGCATATGGAATTGCCGGCCATGTTACGCCATTGCGAACGTTCCCCGAGCGTATACGGGAGGTAGTTGTTCCGGCTACATAGGCACCGGCCCCTTGGCGAGAGACAACCTCATATCCCTCACCCTTCTTGAACATTCCCGCAGCATTCCAGATCGGCATTCTGAATCGCAGTCCCCATGCCGTAACACCAAGATCAGCCGGAGGTACAAAACTCCGAGTCGGCATATCAAGAGCAAACCGCTTTGCAAATGCCGTTCTTCCGGCAGAAAACACTCGTACACCAGAAGCGGGTGGCAAAATTCCCATCAGACCACGAAGGCGATGTTCAAAACGTGCGATATTTTCAAGAAAGGTCACGTACGAAGTTACTCAATGGATTATGACGTCATAACTGTCATAGCTGTCATAACGTCATATTGTATTTTACAGGATGAACACGAAGTTGTCGATCGCGCAGAATTGGCTGCCGCGCTATACCGGCACGGAGATCGCCGAGTTTGGCGACTACGTTCTCTTGACCAATTTCAAGGGATACGTAGAATCATTCGCCAAGAAGTTCGATGTAGAGATCAAGGGGCTCCACAAGCCGATGCAGACGGCAACACACGAGAACCTTACGATCATTAACTATGGCATCGGTTCGCCAAATGCTGCTCTGATCATGGATCTCCTGGTTGCGCGAATGCCCAAGGGCGTGTTGTTCCTTGGCAAGTGCGGCGGATTGAACAAATCAACGGAGATCGGC contains:
- a CDS encoding AMP nucleosidase (Catalyzes the hydrolysis of AMP to form adenine and ribose 5-phosphate using water as the nucleophile), coding for MNTKLSIAQNWLPRYTGTEIAEFGDYVLLTNFKGYVESFAKKFDVEIKGLHKPMQTATHENLTIINYGIGSPNAALIMDLLVARMPKGVLFLGKCGGLNKSTEIG